From Deltaproteobacteria bacterium, a single genomic window includes:
- a CDS encoding DUF3365 domain-containing protein, whose product MNRIHQIVMRASYWRTNLALGAGFIFIVGGFFLYSRSMSSDLIETMALEEARHYSNVLVEFRTLYSKEVVEKLRGQGIEARRDFHSSANAIPLPATLTKLLGRSASEAEPAPFKLYSPYPFPGSTGHSLSDDSYANEAWDFLNENPASSFSRVESINGVSTLRYATADRMRAECVHCHNNHPESPRTGWREGDVRGVLEVAVPLAPGVSVMDSRLRDMVVFSIFFLGLVAWSLAATIQKSRKNYLGLLGEREYSDEITASMTDALIVVDPRGAIATVNKAAMSLLGWAEHDLVGRPLGSFLGPSSSDITILSDRFEQLRLEMESVYSTDDGYLMSELSMLPVGITGQVAGSSNLWCNKTFGRLTGWEHGTLSSGRLGDNKEEAGKDDQLGEWVVTDAELLCRDGSSMSVGTVRLPINHSPGCTFSLYFNEHDLRAWPIFSHVILSTLRRFRNQRVIAEQLEIDMLTAEGNTIPVLLGGAKLLSQNQEHGGTVLVIKDMTTVRKSEQEREESKLQLFAQSRLASLGQVAAGVAHEINNPLTFIKAYLAILEDDAQKWPMNSERGSSLLPEATRQVERIRKIVQHMQRVGRKSSGRWTRVFMEDVLNSSLVLLQERVDANAIQIRRHIVENLPAVECCADSLEQLMVNLLVNSMDSLEEVARERIIDVSMSLNDDGKFMVIEFSDNGIGISKSDQIHMFDPFFTTKEVGKGTGLGLSLSYAIARDHQGDLQCKSDMPQGVIMRFTLPVNRSV is encoded by the coding sequence GTGAATAGAATTCATCAAATCGTTATGAGGGCCTCTTATTGGCGCACGAACTTGGCCTTAGGGGCGGGGTTCATTTTCATTGTGGGAGGCTTCTTTCTTTACTCGCGCTCGATGTCCTCGGATTTGATCGAAACCATGGCCTTAGAAGAAGCTCGGCACTATTCTAATGTCTTGGTCGAGTTTCGAACACTTTACAGTAAAGAAGTTGTGGAGAAACTTAGAGGGCAAGGAATAGAGGCGCGCCGCGATTTTCATAGCAGTGCGAATGCGATTCCTCTACCAGCCACATTAACTAAGCTTCTCGGGCGCTCTGCTTCTGAAGCAGAACCTGCTCCTTTCAAGCTTTACAGCCCTTATCCTTTTCCTGGTTCAACGGGACACTCTTTGTCGGACGATTCGTATGCGAATGAGGCTTGGGATTTTCTCAATGAGAATCCAGCTTCGTCTTTTTCGCGCGTTGAGTCGATTAACGGTGTTTCTACTTTGCGATATGCGACGGCTGATCGAATGCGTGCGGAATGCGTCCACTGCCATAATAATCATCCAGAGAGCCCTAGAACTGGTTGGCGTGAGGGTGATGTTCGTGGCGTCTTGGAGGTTGCGGTCCCCCTGGCGCCGGGAGTTTCGGTTATGGACTCCCGATTACGCGACATGGTCGTTTTCTCAATTTTTTTCCTCGGACTCGTCGCTTGGAGCTTGGCAGCTACCATTCAGAAATCTCGCAAAAACTATTTAGGTTTACTCGGCGAGCGGGAGTATTCCGATGAGATCACAGCATCGATGACAGACGCCTTAATCGTTGTTGATCCGCGAGGAGCCATTGCTACGGTTAATAAAGCAGCCATGAGCCTATTGGGTTGGGCGGAACATGATCTCGTAGGTAGACCTTTGGGTAGCTTTCTTGGACCGTCGAGTTCGGACATAACGATTTTGAGCGACAGGTTTGAGCAGTTAAGGCTGGAAATGGAGAGCGTTTATTCTACTGATGATGGATATCTGATGAGTGAACTCTCTATGCTTCCGGTCGGAATTACGGGGCAGGTAGCTGGTTCGAGTAACCTCTGGTGCAATAAGACTTTCGGTCGGCTTACTGGCTGGGAGCACGGAACACTCTCTTCAGGAAGATTGGGTGACAACAAGGAGGAGGCTGGTAAGGATGACCAGTTAGGAGAATGGGTCGTTACTGATGCTGAACTGCTGTGTCGTGATGGGTCGAGTATGTCTGTGGGTACGGTTCGATTGCCCATCAATCACTCACCAGGGTGTACCTTTTCTCTATATTTCAATGAACACGACCTACGTGCTTGGCCTATCTTTAGTCACGTTATTTTGTCGACCCTGCGGCGTTTTCGAAATCAGCGTGTAATAGCAGAACAGCTCGAGATTGATATGCTTACCGCTGAAGGCAATACGATACCGGTACTTCTCGGAGGAGCTAAGCTACTTAGTCAGAATCAGGAGCATGGAGGTACTGTTTTGGTCATCAAGGACATGACGACAGTACGTAAAAGTGAACAGGAACGCGAGGAGAGCAAGTTGCAGTTGTTTGCTCAGTCAAGACTTGCATCGCTTGGACAGGTGGCAGCAGGTGTGGCCCATGAAATTAATAACCCACTTACATTTATCAAGGCTTATTTGGCTATTCTAGAGGATGACGCGCAAAAATGGCCAATGAACTCTGAGCGGGGTAGCTCACTGTTGCCCGAAGCTACCCGGCAAGTTGAACGAATTAGAAAGATTGTTCAACATATGCAACGGGTAGGGCGTAAATCTTCCGGTCGCTGGACCCGAGTTTTTATGGAAGATGTGTTGAATAGTTCGCTGGTCCTCTTGCAGGAACGAGTGGATGCCAATGCTATCCAGATTAGGCGTCATATTGTTGAGAATCTTCCTGCAGTTGAGTGCTGTGCTGATTCGTTAGAGCAACTCATGGTCAATCTATTGGTGAATTCTATGGATTCCCTTGAAGAAGTAGCAAGAGAACGAATTATTGATGTCAGTATGTCTTTGAATGACGATGGTAAGTTTATGGTTATTGAATTCTCTGACAATGGCATAGGAATTTCGAAGTCTGACCAAATCCATATGTTTGACCCATTTTTTACGACGAAAGAAGTTGGTAAAGGTACAGGTCTTGGGCTTTCATTAAGCTACGCCATTGCGCGTGACCATCAAGGCGACCTGCAGTGTAAATCAGATATGCCACAAGGGGTTATTATGAGATTTACTCTGCCTGTGAATCGTTCGGTATAG